The following coding sequences are from one Epinephelus fuscoguttatus linkage group LG5, E.fuscoguttatus.final_Chr_v1 window:
- the LOC125888362 gene encoding gap junction delta-2 protein has translation MGEWTILERLLEAAVQQHSTMIGRILLTVVVIFRILIVAIVGETVYEDEQTMFICNTLQPGCNQACYDKAFPISHIRYWVFQIILVCTPSLCFITYSVHQSAKQKDRRYSFLYPIMERDYGGRDGARKLRNINGILVQHGGDGGGGKEEPDCLEVKEIPNAPRGLTHGKSSKVRRQEGISRFYIIQVVFRNALEIGFLAGQYFLYGFSVPGIFECDRYPCLKEVECYVSRPTEKTVFLVFMFAVSGICVVLNLAELNHLGWRKIKAAIRGVQARRKSICEIRKKDMAHLSQPPNLGRTQSSESAYV, from the coding sequence GATCCTGCTGACAGTAGTGGTGATCTTCCGTATCCTGATCGTCGCCATTGTGGGTGAGACTGTGTACGAGGACGAGCAAACCATGTTCATTTGCAACACTCTGCAGCCAGGTTGCAACCAGGCCTGCTATGACAAGGCCTTCCCCATTTCCCACATTCGCTACTGGGTCTTCCAGATCATACTGGTGTGCACACCCAGCCTCTGCTTCATCACCTACTCCGTCCACCAGTCGGCCAAACAGAAAGACCGGCGCTACTCTTTTCTCTATCCCATAATGGAGAGGGACTACGGGGGAAGAGACGGGGCTCGGAAGCTCCGCAACATTAACGGAATTCTAGTGCAACATGGCGGTGATGGTGGAGGAGGGAAAGAAGAACCAGACTGCCTGGAGGTGAAGGAGATCCCCAACGCCCCGCGGGGCCTCACCCACGGGAAGAGCTCCAAGGTTCGCCGGCAAGAAGGGATCTCCCGCTTTTACATCATTCAGGTGGTGTTCAGAAACGCACTGGAGATTGGCTTCTTGGCAGGCCAATACTTCCTTTACGGCTTTAGTGTGCCTGGGATTTTCGAGTGTGACCGCTACCCATGTCTGAAGGAGGTGGAGTGCTACGTGTCCCGTCCCACAGAAAAAACGGTTTTCCTGGTGTTCATGTTTGCGGTGAGCGGCATCTGCGTGGTGCTCAACCTGGCCGAGCTCAACCATCTGGGCTGGCGCAAGATCAAGGCCGCCATCAGGGGCGTCCAGGCCCGCAGGAAGTCTATCTGTGAGATCAGGAAGAAGGACATGGCGCATCTGTCCCAGCCGCCCAACCTGGGACGCACGCAGTCCAGCGAATCAGCCTACGTCTGA